Part of the Candidatus Zixiibacteriota bacterium genome, CGACACTTCTCGCCAGATTGGTCACCCCGGTCATGTACAAGTTGCTTGCACCTGCCTTGTAATGCCGGCTGTCGGTCTCGTCAGTAGCCGGGCCGACGCAGCGCGGCTCCTCTGACCAAACAGAGTTAATTTTTGTCACAACGCCGAAACAGGGTGCTCGCCGTCACGTATCCTATAGGTGAATCATAGACTATCACAATCCACACCTCAGAGGAGTCGCAAATGACTGAACCGTCCCATCCGAACAAGAATGCCATCAATTGGTTTGAGATCCCGGCTTCCGATTTCGACCGGGCCGTCAAGTTCTATAACACGATCATGAATATCAACATGCAGGTCTTTCCGATGGGGCCCGCCCAAATGGCGTTCTTCCCGATGGAAAGCGGGTCAGTGGGTGGGGCAGTTGTCAAGCAGCCGGGGCATGAGCCTGGTCCGCACGGCCCTCTTGTCTATCTGAATGTGACCGGCCAGTTTGACCAGGTGCTTGGTCGAGTGGAAAACGCGGGCGGAAAGGTCGTCTCGCCGAAACGGCTGGTAACCGAAGAGATCGGCTATGTAGCCTCGTTTATCGATACCGAGGGGAACCAGGTCGCCATTCACGCGCCGAAATAACGCTTGTCACAACAAATCACGGCGACCTTCCCTTGTCGCCGGGATTTCATGTTCAATGTATCCGTCCCTTGCTAAGACAAGCGGAAGAATCAGAACCGTTTCGTGTAAACATGGCAGTACGGCTGCTTGCCGGTCTGATCATAATAATCCTGGTGGTACTTCTCTGCTTCCCAGAACTTGTCCGCTTTTGCCAACCGTGTCGCCACCTTGAAGCCCTTGGCCTTCAGAATACCTATCAGTTTCTCGGAAATCTGCTTCTGGTTGTCGTCGACATAGAATATCTCCGAGCGGTATTGATCGCCGATATCCGGTCCCTGACGGTTTACTTGCGTCGGGTCATGTATTTCAAAAAACAGTTTAGCCAGTGTCTCGAAGTTGGTCTTGGTCGGATCAAACACAACTTCGACCGCCTCGGCATGTCCGGTGGTGTCGCTGCACACATCCTGGTAGGTTGGTTGTTCGGTGCGGCCCCCCATATATCCGACCCGTGTGGATAGAACACCCTCAGTCTGCTTCAAGAGATGCTCCGTACCCCAGAAACAACCCCCGGCGAAATAGGCGGTCTCAGTCGTCGCGGTCTGAGCAGCCGGCACGAAATTCAGCGAAATCGAATTGACGCAGTGCCGAACATTCTTCGCGGTGAACCTTTCCCCTTCAAAGACATGCCCCAGATGCCCGCCGCATTTCGTACAGGTGATTTCCGTCCGCTCGCCATCGGCATCCATTGTTCGCTTAACGGCGCCGGGAATCTCATCATCGAAACTCGGCCAGCCGCAGCCGGAGTCGAACTTGTCCGATGAGCGATAGAGCGGTGTGCCGCACTGTTTGCATGTGTAAGTGCCGGTCTCGGAATTCTTGTAGTACTTGCCGGTAAACGGCGCTTCGGTTCCCTTATGGACAATGACCCGCTCTTCTTCGGGGGTCAGTTTTGCTTTTGTGGTCGTCTTCTCCATTTTGATCTCCTGAGACATCATGGTCAGGGGCGCCAGGGTAATTGCCAGAATGGCTATCAGCGCACATCCGAGCAGTAGTTGTTTCTTTGCAACTCGGTTCCCTATCACGGGTTAGCTACCTCCGGGTAATTGGTGTCCAAGGTGTCGAGCTATCGCCGCTGCTTGTGTACCTATAAGACAAGCAGCGCCTGCGATTGGTTCCGAGAGACTATTGTCGATGTTTTAGAGTTGCCCGTATGCGTGGCACAAATATGTTATCACCGGAGCATCAATTGCCATCACAGAAAGGATTCCGTATGAAAAGGGCAACGGCTTTAATAATTCTGTGCGGTCTCGGATTGTTAACCGGTTGCATACCGTTTGCAGTCTCCCCCTGGTATCAAGAGAAGGACCTGGTGTTCGATCCGGCCCTGATTGGCGTGTGGTCGATGGATGACCCGGAGGGAGACGATGAACGCTACCAGTTTGAACAATCAGGTCCCGATGAGTACACACTCACCCATACCGACGACGGTCGCAAATCGCTCTACTCGGCGCATTTGTTCAAGCTGGGGGATCAGTTATGCATGGACGTCTACGCGAAGGACCCACTTGTAGAGTTGGATGGAATGTTCGCGGATCACTCACTGATGTTGCACTCCTTCTATGTCGTCCATGCGATCGCTCCGGTACTGGCGATATCGACTCTCGAATATGATTGGCTCAAGGAATACCTGAAAGACCCGGGGATGCCGGCGCATATCATCGATGACAATCGCATCGTGTTCACGGCGCAGACTTCGGAATTGCAGGCCCTTGTGCTCAAGAATCTTGCCAACGACAGTGCCTTCTGCGAACCGGAAGTTCTTAAGTGGGTCGCGAATGAATGACCACGCCGGTGTACGGCGGCAGCGCTACTTACCGGCCATGTTTTCGCCAGCGATCCAACCGGTTGTCCAAGCGCTCTGGAAATTAAAGCCGCCGGTGATGCCGTCGATGTCCAGTATTTCGCCAGCGAAATAGAGACCGGTACAGAGACGGCTCTGCATCGTTCTGAAATCGATCTCCTTCAGGCTGACACCACCGCAGGTGACGAATTCCTCCTTGAATATACCTTTGCCCACAATGTCGAACTGCGCGGCATTCAGTTCCGTGACTATTGCATTTATGGCGCTTCGGGTCACATGTGTCCAGGTGGTTTCGACGTCAACCCCGGAGACATGCACAATGCGGCGCCAGTATCGTCGAGGAAGAGCGACCGGCGGGTCGACGTGCACCTGCTTCTTGCCGTTGTTCTCTCTGTAGACTGACAACTTCTGCAGGAGCTGTTCGCGGCTCTGTTCGGGGAAGAAGTTCACGGTTAACCTGGCGTGATAAGTATCGCGATTCAACGTCTTGGCTCCCCATGCCGAGAGCTTGAGCACAGCCGGACCGCTCAGCCCCCAATGCGTGATAAGTATCGGGCCGGGGTGACGAAGCTTCTTCCCGATGCTATCAATTATGGTCAGACTCACATTTTCAAAACTGACCCCGGCCAGTCCATCCAGGCGCGGGTCGGAAATCTTGAACGTGAATAGCGATGGCACACAGGGAATGATCGTATGTCCGAGCGACTGGGCAAACCGGTATCCCTGAGGGCTGCTGCCGGTGGCGATAAGGACTCGGTCACACGACTGATAGGAGTTATCGTGAAGCGTTAATTCAAACCGCGGCTCGCCGTTCTGCATACTCGATTCAACGTTCTTGATGCGTGCGCCGAGTCTGAGTTGCACGCCGCAGGTTTCAGCGACATTCAATAGACAATCGACAATAGTCGATGATTGGTCGGTGATCGGGAACATACGGCCGTCCGGTTCGGTTTTCAGCCGGACTCCATGCTGCTCAAACCAGTCAACCGTGTCTCGCGGCTGGAATCGTTTGAACGGCGCCAGCAGTTCCCTGCTTCCACGCGGGTAGTTCTTGATCAGTTCGACCGGGTCGAAGCACTGGTGCGTGACATTACATCGCCCACCCCCCGAGATGCGCACCTTGTCGAGCGGCTGATGGGTAGCTTCGAACAGGATAATCTCTGCCGACCGGTTGCATGTAGCCGCTGCGATTGCGCCGAAAAACCCCGCCGCCCCGCCGCCGACTATGGCAATGCGCATGAGTTCATTCCTTCGGGCACTCGTCCGGTGTCAACTTTGAAGGCATTCCGCTCAGCCCCAACGCCGCCACAATAAACAACCCGCCAATGGCCCCCCTCATCGAGAACAGCTCCCCGCCGATTGTCCACGCCGTCACCGCCGCGAACACCGGTTCCAAAGCAAATATCAACGACACTTTCAAGGGCGAGGTGAACCGCTGCGCCAGCATCTGAATCACAAAAGCCGAAAGAGTTGGAAACAGCGCCAGGAACAGTACCCACAGCGCGGTGCTTGTACTTCCGACTGCAAGCGGTCTGCCTGCCACCAGCGACACAATCAGACTTATCAGTCCCACCAGCAGGAACTGCTGGCAGCTTATCACGTACGGGTCGAATCCGGACTTCATGTACTTGTCGGAATACAACAGGTGAAGCGCGTACGCCATCGCGGCGACAAGCGTCAGAATGTCTCCAAGATTCACCCGCGTCAGCCCGCCTGTCAGAATCCACAGGCCAATTAACGCCACAGCCGACGCGATCCACTCCCACAGAGTTGGTTTTCGATGGAATATCGTCCGCAGGAATATCGGTACAAAGGCAACGAACAGCCCCGTAATGAATCCGGAATTGGAGACAGTCGTGTATTTGAGCCCAGCAGTCTGGGGAACGTAGAGAAGCACCAGGATAATCGCCAAAAACAAGCCGGTGCTCATGCCGGCGAGGAGCTCCCGCTTTGAAGCCAGCACGTACACCAGAAGAACCAGTCCGGCAATGAGAAAGCGATACGCCACCATCGTAACGGCATCGATATCCGCCAGAGCCATCTTGACGATAAGAAATGTCACACCCCAGATAGCCGAGGCGTACAAAAGCCCCAAGTCGGCCAGGAGAATTGTTCGTTTGCTGGGCATGGGATGGCCTGGCATGCCGTAGTAAGCGGAGAAGTCGCCGGACTGTCAAAGGATTCCTGACCGTCGCGCCGGGCCGGGGCTTTTTCGCTGTTGAACGGCTGTCGCATAGTGTACTTTGCTGCTCTATGAATCTCGTCATTCTGACAAACCAGGACCGCGTCGGCAAGGACCGGTACGTGCTGACAGACCATCGAGCAACACACATCCGCGAGGTCCTCAAAGGACACGCGGGAGCGACTGTTGAGGTAGGGTTGGTTGATGGTCCGGTTGGCACGGCCGCCATCGAATTGACTGATGACCGCCAGGTCGTGCTGTCCTGCAGTGACTGGTGCGAGGCACCCATACCGCGTCTCACGGTTGATCTCGTGTGCGCCATTCCGCGGCCGAAGACACTTCGAAAAGTGCTGATACTCGCTGCTACCATGGGAGTTCGGTGCGTGCATTTCGTACGTGCCAATCGGACTGAGAAAAGCTACTTGCAGTCACCATGGCTCAACCCAGAGCAGCAGTTACCGTTTCTTCTCATAGGACTCAGCCAGGGGAGACAGACGCGCCTGCCCGAGGTGAATGTCTGGCCCCTCTTCCGGCCGTTTGTCGAAGATACTTTCCCGGATCGGGAGAACCGCGAGGGGGTGCTGTCGGTTAAACTCCTGTGCGATCCGGGAAGCGACATTCGCTTGACCGACTTGGATATCAATTGGTGTGGCGTGCGATTTGTCGTGGCGATCGGCCCGGAGGGGGGCTGG contains:
- a CDS encoding NAD(P)/FAD-dependent oxidoreductase; protein product: MRIAIVGGGAAGFFGAIAAATCNRSAEIILFEATHQPLDKVRISGGGRCNVTHQCFDPVELIKNYPRGSRELLAPFKRFQPRDTVDWFEQHGVRLKTEPDGRMFPITDQSSTIVDCLLNVAETCGVQLRLGARIKNVESSMQNGEPRFELTLHDNSYQSCDRVLIATGSSPQGYRFAQSLGHTIIPCVPSLFTFKISDPRLDGLAGVSFENVSLTIIDSIGKKLRHPGPILITHWGLSGPAVLKLSAWGAKTLNRDTYHARLTVNFFPEQSREQLLQKLSVYRENNGKKQVHVDPPVALPRRYWRRIVHVSGVDVETTWTHVTRSAINAIVTELNAAQFDIVGKGIFKEEFVTCGGVSLKEIDFRTMQSRLCTGLYFAGEILDIDGITGGFNFQSAWTTGWIAGENMAGK
- a CDS encoding RsmE family RNA methyltransferase; its protein translation is MNLVILTNQDRVGKDRYVLTDHRATHIREVLKGHAGATVEVGLVDGPVGTAAIELTDDRQVVLSCSDWCEAPIPRLTVDLVCAIPRPKTLRKVLILAATMGVRCVHFVRANRTEKSYLQSPWLNPEQQLPFLLIGLSQGRQTRLPEVNVWPLFRPFVEDTFPDRENREGVLSVKLLCDPGSDIRLTDLDINWCGVRFVVAIGPEGGWVPFETGLLEKAGFQRFSIGPWTLRVETAVAAALAQLGLVSGKDK
- a CDS encoding bifunctional methionine sulfoxide reductase B/A protein; amino-acid sequence: MMSQEIKMEKTTTKAKLTPEEERVIVHKGTEAPFTGKYYKNSETGTYTCKQCGTPLYRSSDKFDSGCGWPSFDDEIPGAVKRTMDADGERTEITCTKCGGHLGHVFEGERFTAKNVRHCVNSISLNFVPAAQTATTETAYFAGGCFWGTEHLLKQTEGVLSTRVGYMGGRTEQPTYQDVCSDTTGHAEAVEVVFDPTKTNFETLAKLFFEIHDPTQVNRQGPDIGDQYRSEIFYVDDNQKQISEKLIGILKAKGFKVATRLAKADKFWEAEKYHQDYYDQTGKQPYCHVYTKRF
- a CDS encoding VOC family protein, which translates into the protein MTEPSHPNKNAINWFEIPASDFDRAVKFYNTIMNINMQVFPMGPAQMAFFPMESGSVGGAVVKQPGHEPGPHGPLVYLNVTGQFDQVLGRVENAGGKVVSPKRLVTEEIGYVASFIDTEGNQVAIHAPK
- a CDS encoding DMT family transporter; its protein translation is MPSKRTILLADLGLLYASAIWGVTFLIVKMALADIDAVTMVAYRFLIAGLVLLVYVLASKRELLAGMSTGLFLAIILVLLYVPQTAGLKYTTVSNSGFITGLFVAFVPIFLRTIFHRKPTLWEWIASAVALIGLWILTGGLTRVNLGDILTLVAAMAYALHLLYSDKYMKSGFDPYVISCQQFLLVGLISLIVSLVAGRPLAVGSTSTALWVLFLALFPTLSAFVIQMLAQRFTSPLKVSLIFALEPVFAAVTAWTIGGELFSMRGAIGGLFIVAALGLSGMPSKLTPDECPKE